Proteins co-encoded in one Pseudoxanthobacter soli DSM 19599 genomic window:
- a CDS encoding L,D-transpeptidase family protein, with product MRVSFRTILAGSALVTLAVAVPVTTFAAMPGAFGVQSAGRTQDLIAAAISTYSVDPVSAALRRTIEGHIAAMAPPAAAPADPAAAAPAPKPLSASDADWVGIAAFYSARGYAPVWFAGGVPTARTRAVANRLAKAGEDGLDPAAYSVLDRSLQPISPEDADRLARAELRAAAAILRYAREAQTGRVKPSSVSPLDAEKPVPPDPASVLAAVADARDPAVALDSYNPPYLGFRQLRAKLANLRAGLPVSSMPLGASAAGKIPSVGRVPALAVRDPAVAERGPALASRGTGIVSDADPQVTGSLPQPRPQAAATESGKSATATRDTAAYRQTEAAILANMERWRWLPRDLGRFHVWVDIPGYDLAVVRDGERTFHTRVVVGRDTNQTPTFSSAINNIVVNPYWNVPVSIVTKEMLKQIKANPGYLAKKNYEVLYKGQPVDPTRIVWNENAARALSIRQKPGAGNALGTVKFLFPNPFSVYLHDTPSKALFANDSRADSHGCVRVQNPMAFASALLAEDPNLNGDKVKDLVGGKERWLKIATPVPVHLTYFTAMVTPNGDLDLREDIYGRDARLKAKLGL from the coding sequence TTGCGCGTTTCGTTCCGCACGATCCTTGCCGGCAGCGCCCTCGTCACGCTCGCCGTGGCCGTGCCCGTGACCACGTTCGCGGCCATGCCGGGCGCGTTCGGCGTGCAGTCCGCCGGGCGCACCCAGGATCTGATCGCCGCCGCGATCTCCACCTATTCGGTCGACCCGGTTTCCGCCGCGCTGCGCCGGACGATCGAGGGCCACATCGCCGCGATGGCGCCGCCTGCGGCCGCGCCCGCCGATCCCGCCGCCGCGGCGCCGGCGCCGAAGCCGCTCTCGGCGAGCGACGCGGACTGGGTGGGCATCGCCGCGTTCTATTCCGCGCGTGGCTATGCGCCGGTCTGGTTCGCGGGCGGCGTGCCGACCGCGCGCACCCGGGCCGTCGCCAACCGATTGGCGAAGGCCGGGGAGGACGGCCTCGACCCCGCCGCCTATTCCGTGCTGGACCGCTCGCTGCAGCCGATCTCGCCGGAGGATGCCGACCGGCTCGCCCGCGCGGAGCTGCGCGCCGCAGCCGCCATCCTGCGCTATGCCCGCGAGGCCCAGACCGGGCGGGTGAAGCCGTCGTCCGTCTCGCCGCTCGACGCGGAAAAGCCGGTGCCGCCGGACCCGGCGTCGGTGCTCGCGGCGGTCGCCGACGCGCGCGACCCCGCCGTCGCGCTCGACAGCTACAACCCGCCTTATCTCGGCTTCCGGCAGCTGCGCGCCAAGCTCGCCAACCTGCGGGCCGGCCTGCCGGTGAGTTCGATGCCGCTCGGGGCCTCCGCGGCCGGCAAGATCCCGTCCGTCGGGCGCGTGCCCGCGCTCGCGGTGCGCGATCCGGCCGTCGCCGAGCGCGGCCCGGCGCTCGCGTCCCGCGGCACCGGCATCGTTTCCGACGCCGATCCGCAGGTCACCGGAAGCCTGCCCCAGCCGCGTCCGCAGGCCGCCGCCACGGAGAGCGGCAAGAGCGCGACCGCAACCAGGGACACCGCGGCCTACCGCCAGACGGAAGCCGCCATCCTCGCCAACATGGAGCGCTGGCGCTGGCTGCCGCGCGATCTCGGCCGCTTCCACGTCTGGGTCGACATTCCCGGATACGACCTCGCCGTGGTGCGCGACGGCGAACGCACCTTCCACACCCGCGTCGTCGTCGGCCGGGACACCAACCAGACGCCGACCTTCTCCAGCGCGATCAACAACATCGTCGTCAATCCCTACTGGAACGTGCCGGTCTCGATCGTCACCAAGGAGATGCTGAAGCAGATCAAGGCGAACCCGGGCTACCTCGCCAAGAAGAACTACGAGGTGCTCTACAAGGGCCAGCCGGTCGATCCGACCCGGATCGTCTGGAACGAGAACGCGGCGCGGGCCCTGTCGATCCGCCAGAAGCCCGGCGCCGGCAATGCGCTGGGGACGGTGAAGTTCCTGTTCCCGAACCCGTTCTCGGTCTACCTGCACGACACGCCGTCGAAGGCGCTGTTCGCCAACGATTCCCGCGCCGACAGCCACGGCTGCGTGCGGGTGCAGAACCCGATGGCGTTCGCATCCGCCCTGCTGGCGGAGGACCCGAACCTCAACGGCGACAAGGTGAAGGATCTGGTCGGCGGCAAGGAGCGCTGGCTGAAGATCGCCACCCCGGTGCCGGTCCATCTGACCTATTTCACCGCCATGGTGACGCCGAACGGCGACCTCGACCTGCGCGAGGACATCTATGGCCGCGACGCCAGGCTGAAGGCCAAGCTCGGGCTGTGA